The stretch of DNA CAGTGAAGATGACCAGTGCTCACTAGTGGAGTTCATGTAAACGGTTGCTCTGAATTTCACAAGAGAACGAAGTCTTTGTTTGTCTTCATGTTGGTTTGAATCAGTCAGTCTTCATCAGAGGTCGAGTCTTCATCGTTGTAAAAGTGTAACGTGGCCTGAACTGGAAAACTGGCCAAAACCTTCCTGCCGAGATGAGACAAATATTCCTGCATCCTGGATCTGGGCAGGAGCAGCCTGAGATTGGATGAATAGATGATCCGTTACAAACACACAAATGGTGAAGTCTTGTCATGGATTATTATTGATACACAACTGTATGGTGATAATACACATGTAAGTGTTCTTTCATTATGATTCCATTATTAATATGCTTCAGACCTCACAGGATGATGAAAAGTGTCTTCAGACCTCTGGATCCTACTCACATCTCCACACATCACctgaacaacacaacaacatgatTCATTCACGAAGTTACAATCGTGTCATCTCAGTATTCTCAGGTACAAAGTATTGATGCATACAGAAAAGAAAGCAATATCTAAAGATGTTACTTTATTGGATTGTGTTTCTCTTATTGACGGATCCCACGGTCTCCAAATCACAGAACAACTACACAaacgaagagagagagagagagtgttaacGATTATATAACTGTATGATGTTACAATAACAGAGTAATAATAAACTCTTACCCGATCATCTGATCCGCGTGTAAACTCACTGGCAGCATCATGACACACTGACTGAGCGCGCACACGCGAGTACTGATAAAGGCGCGCTCCCGCACCCATCGCGCGCGCTCACAGGTGGGCGTGTCTACATCTGTACACTGAGTTAATAATGAAGAAAATTTAATGTTTTAACAAATATCCGCTCTTGTGTTAAACATTATTATTCCACACATCACTGTTAGCACTGACCAGAGAGCcgaaaatgttttttctttcttttttcaggtcTCACAAAACACGTTCTTACTTGCATAGAGACAAATGAGGTGAGCAGCAGCAAGGACAAACTAAAGTATTACATTTGAAGTAGGCCTAAATTAACCTTCCAAAATTACAGAATTATAAGGCATTTTTGTTGTGTATATTTCcgaacaatatgtaaataaaaaaataaataaaaacagactcGCTACACAAAAACTATTTTTCAACGCTAATCAATCATGATTCATTTGGCGGCAAAAGTTTCTAGTTGAGAATCAAAAGAATGTTTCTTGAGACAGTCGATTCCGGcactgaaacattttcaaatcaggTTGTTGTTTGCagtaaaaacatactaaaaactatttttttttttaaatgtattaattggcAGAATTTGTGTCTTGTATGCACATGcaaatcattaaaaaacaaaaactttatcTTGCAACCACAAACGCTGGTTACGTATGTGACTATGGTTCTGAAATTCCACTTGAGTGCCAGAGACGGTGGTACAGTAATGGATGATTGCCGCGCAAGCCAGATAGGACGTAAGCCGAGCTGAGTATATAAGCCACTGCAGCTCGGCACACAGCCTTGGAACGTTGTTGCACATTCCGAGTGACCAGAAACTCATACGGAATttacagaaccacagttacaagATCTTGTAGCAAACTCAAAACTGTAAGTGCAATGCACAGGGTCAAGATCACAAATTTCACACCATGAACAGAAAAGCTTCCAGCGATGGGCATAAAGCAGAAGTATCCTGTACATTGAGAACAGTGTGAACAATCAAGAACTCACAGTCTGTTAGAAGGGAGTCGCTCCAAGACGCCAAACCCATAACTGCAGATGGGCCGGTTCTGGGTGCCAAATACGGCTGCCCAGCTGGGATAACAGGTCCTTCCTGGGGGGAAGCTGGCTCGGTCTGCTCATTTATAGAGTTAGAAGTAGGGGAAAGCACGGTCTGGACAGGCACCGTGGTGCTACCAGAAGCACCCTTTGTCTTCTGAGGAATTGGAGGAAAGGCATACAGGAGACAATCCGGCCTGATGTGcgacagtgtatgtgtgtgaccaACGGACTGGATGTCTCCATCTGGGCAAACACAGTGGGCAGTGGGTTGTGTCCTCCGAATCAAAGAGCTCCACCTCTACTGTACCGAACTCCTGTCAAATCCCCTGGACTACATCTGATGCACTACATGAAACCTCCATTCCCCTGGATGTAACCAGTTCCTGGACAGACCAGTTCCTAACTGGTTACCCCCAGCAGGTGGGTATTGCAAATCAGGTGCGACCAGGTGAGAATGCTGTGAGTGAGCCTTAACAATCTCCTGAAATTCGGTGCCCCATTGATGGTTCAGACTGAAAACAGTTGAAGTATTGTCTGAATGCACAAGCACTCCAACTACCGGCCTGAACATTTCAGGCCTTGAAAGTCCAGCTTTTGAAGTTGGGGTGGCGCTGACGTGTTCCCCTGGGGTACAGCGGGAATTGGGGCTACCCTGGGTATGGCGCGCGTGGACACTGTCAGAGCCACAAAATCTCTGCCGGTGTGAGGTCAGTCAGTGGGAATTTGATGGAGCGTGGCTTTGTAGGCGTGTAGCGAGCAAGTGCACTGTAGTTGGCACCCTGAAATTTAGGGCACGTTACACCTGTGTTAGTTGCACCCAATCGACTCTGCCTCCACCATAGAAGCTAAGGTATGTGCAGTTTTGGATTAGCTCTTGGCCTTCCCTGATCC from Xyrauchen texanus isolate HMW12.3.18 unplaced genomic scaffold, RBS_HiC_50CHRs HiC_scaffold_133, whole genome shotgun sequence encodes:
- the LOC127641677 gene encoding protein ripply3-like translates to MLPVSLHADQMIGCSVIWRPWDPSIRETQSNKVMCGDVSRIQRSEDTFHHPVRLLLPRSRMQEYLSHLGRKVLASFPVQATLHFYNDEDSTSDED